GATGACGGCGGAGTCGGTGTTTGAAGCCCATTCACCTGTGCTTCCTTGGATGCGGGTTCATCGCCCGGGTGCACAGTCGGCATCTGCAAAAAATGCGTTCGGACGTCGTCTTCAGTTATGCCAGTCGCGACCCCTCGCGCGCCGCGGAATATCAGCGTCAGTTCGGCGGCGTGGGACACTACGGCGGCTACGACGACGCACTTAGTGATCCCGCCGTCGATGCCGTGGTGGTGGCGCTTCCGACGCGCTATCATCTCGAGCTGACCGTTCAGGCGCTGGCAATGGGCAAGCACGTCCTCGTAGAGAAGCCCGCGTTTCCCAATCTCGATGACTACCAGACCGTCATCGAGGCGCGCGCTCGGAGCGGTCGGGTGGTGATCGTGGGTGAGAACGATCATTACAAACCGCTTTGTGTCGAGCTTCGTCGCCTGCTCGCCAGTGGCGTAATCGGAGAACTGGTGTTTGGACATTTCGTCACGATCATGAAGAAGCCCAAGTCGGCCGACGATTGGCGCAACGATGAGGCCATGGCCGGAGGCGATGCCTTCTTCGAGGAGGGAATCCACTGGCTGCACATCGCTTCGAGCCTGGGGCCCCGGATTCGCACCATCCACGGCTACCGGCCGCCGCCGGCAAGCGACGGGCCGCTTCATGGGGACGCGCGGCG
The window above is part of the Vicinamibacteria bacterium genome. Proteins encoded here:
- a CDS encoding Gfo/Idh/MocA family oxidoreductase, producing MKPIHLCFLGCGFIARVHSRHLQKMRSDVVFSYASRDPSRAAEYQRQFGGVGHYGGYDDALSDPAVDAVVVALPTRYHLELTVQALAMGKHVLVEKPAFPNLDDYQTVIEARARSGRVVIVGENDHYKPLCVELRRLLASGVIGELVFGHFVTIMKKPKSADDWRNDEAMAGGDAFFEEGIHWLHIASSLGPRIRTIHGYRPPPASDGPLHGDARRKSMLVAFQYDTGAVGALYYSREIPSLLGGLRLSKLFGREGIITFESNGVFILVRGRRRRLPRLKLLPGFRDIRGYRAMYRDFVSAIKKGTTPEMSLERAREDHRLMDAVYASADSMELACS